From one Paractinoplanes brasiliensis genomic stretch:
- a CDS encoding sensor domain-containing diguanylate cyclase, with protein sequence MEITSVPRRATAAGVVVLAVALVAAVGFYLAGTQAGTRARILGEFDSRARLAAQVIGGTMAGSDPKTREWAVTTFAGSPAQLGPALDAGRSGIAWLVVLRADGTVLGTAPRSMTARAATFDAEPGFQMALTTGRLTYGNVTIEDGTPMVYGFQPYDVGGETRVLVVPAPVVELASILRGALDVTAGQVYVADGTGAVVAGSDTTAAGQPIPDSVLAAARERLGSGLTGDRHHLTLPVAGSTWRMVIATSQPALLAPVHAANRAAWLIFGGFAATVAVILLAGAVILTGSARLARTRLHDALTGLPGRALLLEEAGKSIAQGGPLAVLFLDLDGFKPVNDTYGHAAGDALLVQVAQRLRAATRPQDVAARFGGDEFVLLCRGMTGADAYAVADRIRHDLSRPYAVDGRTVNIGVSIGLATPGPDTPDAAALIRHADLALYRAKGAGRGRIERFAPEPATRANTERIR encoded by the coding sequence ATGGAGATCACATCCGTGCCGCGGCGCGCGACGGCCGCGGGTGTCGTCGTGCTGGCCGTCGCCCTGGTGGCCGCCGTCGGTTTCTACCTGGCCGGCACCCAGGCCGGCACCCGGGCCCGGATCCTCGGCGAGTTCGACAGCCGCGCACGCCTCGCGGCCCAGGTCATCGGGGGCACGATGGCCGGCAGCGACCCCAAGACACGCGAGTGGGCGGTGACCACCTTCGCCGGGTCGCCGGCGCAGCTCGGTCCCGCCCTCGACGCGGGCCGCAGCGGCATCGCGTGGCTCGTGGTGCTGCGGGCCGACGGCACGGTTCTGGGCACGGCGCCGCGTTCGATGACGGCGCGGGCGGCCACGTTCGACGCCGAACCGGGTTTTCAGATGGCGCTGACGACCGGGCGGCTCACCTACGGCAACGTGACGATCGAGGACGGCACGCCGATGGTGTACGGGTTCCAGCCGTACGACGTCGGCGGTGAGACCCGGGTGCTGGTCGTGCCCGCGCCGGTCGTCGAGCTGGCGAGCATTCTGCGCGGCGCGCTGGACGTGACGGCGGGCCAGGTCTACGTGGCCGACGGGACCGGCGCTGTCGTCGCGGGTTCGGACACCACGGCGGCCGGGCAGCCGATCCCCGACAGCGTCCTGGCCGCCGCCCGGGAACGCCTCGGCAGCGGCCTGACCGGGGACCGTCACCACCTGACCCTGCCGGTCGCCGGGTCTACGTGGCGCATGGTCATCGCCACCTCGCAGCCGGCCCTGCTCGCGCCGGTGCACGCGGCCAACCGGGCGGCGTGGCTCATCTTCGGCGGGTTCGCCGCCACGGTCGCGGTGATCCTGCTGGCCGGCGCGGTGATCCTGACCGGCTCGGCCCGCCTGGCCCGCACCCGCCTGCACGACGCGCTGACCGGTCTGCCCGGCCGTGCCCTGCTGCTCGAGGAGGCCGGGAAGTCGATCGCCCAGGGCGGCCCGCTGGCCGTCCTCTTCCTCGACCTCGACGGGTTCAAGCCGGTCAACGACACGTACGGGCACGCGGCCGGCGACGCGCTGCTGGTGCAGGTGGCGCAGCGGCTGCGTGCGGCGACCCGGCCGCAGGACGTGGCGGCCCGGTTCGGCGGCGACGAGTTCGTGCTGCTGTGCCGGGGCATGACCGGCGCCGACGCGTACGCGGTGGCCGACCGGATCCGCCACGACCTGTCCCGGCCGTACGCCGTCGACGGGCGCACCGTGAACATCGGGGTGTCGATCGGGCTCGCCACGCCCGGCCCCGACACCCCCGACGCCGCCGCCCTGATCCGCCACGCCGACCTCGCCCTGTACCGGGCCAAGGGCGCCGGGCGGGGGCGGATCGAGCGCTTCGCCCCGGAGCCGGCCACCCGGGCGAACACGGAGCGGATTCGATAG
- a CDS encoding GAF domain-containing protein, protein MPARCPRRRRCQAEAACWFTPILARDGGLLGTFAMYHRAPLSDADLALAQVFAGTAAPAIERDP, encoded by the coding sequence ATCCCAGCACGATGTCCTCGTCGGCGAAGATGCCAGGCTGAGGCGGCCTGCTGGTTCACCCCGATCCTGGCCCGCGACGGCGGCCTGCTGGGCACGTTCGCCATGTATCACCGGGCGCCGCTTTCGGACGCCGACCTCGCGCTCGCGCAGGTCTTCGCGGGCACCGCCGCGCCGGCGATCGAACGCGACCCGTGA
- a CDS encoding CocE/NonD family hydrolase: protein MRWMRGAMVTVMASAVIGVPAAPAVAGPGETAADIVEDVWVETPLDSDGDGVRDRVHLTVTRPAASLGKLGSIVLPTPYAGPGADVPYPSVDVDRLPQETPAAGLADLMRGRGRSKAATVFKHYTNRRYAVITVDSLGTNLSTGCPDTGGRDETAAMRAVVDWLDLKGRAYDSAGRPVTASWSARRVAMTGVSYDGTLPIMAAITGRSALKAIVPMSAVTSWYDYYRANGLVVAPGGWQGEDLDVMSRYILTRVNPEVCEAAMERLTRIQDRVTGDYSRVWAERDYTAQAGRIRAGVFLAQGLEDWNVKPQQGIQLWQALRGDRKLWLYEGGHGSPRSQEFSDAVDRWIDHYVHGVDNGIDREPPVTLEDARSVVVERTTAWPVPGTRTVKLPLATGAARADTFTDSGRTLTAEQLVAGHAENRLDYRWPVLTRDVRLSGTPYVSLKVSVDNRTAANLTALLVDHGPAGTGSQIVTRGWIDPQNRVSRSRSLPVVPGKAYGIRWNLQPEDHVFRAGHRIGVVIVSTDYDYTLRPLPGTRLSVDPTASRVELPIVGGREALR from the coding sequence ATGCGATGGATGCGGGGCGCGATGGTGACCGTGATGGCGTCGGCCGTGATCGGGGTGCCGGCGGCGCCCGCTGTGGCCGGGCCGGGTGAGACCGCGGCCGACATCGTTGAGGATGTGTGGGTCGAGACGCCGCTGGACTCCGACGGCGACGGTGTGCGGGACCGCGTCCACCTCACCGTCACGCGGCCCGCCGCGAGCCTGGGCAAGCTGGGTTCCATCGTGCTTCCCACCCCGTACGCGGGCCCGGGTGCCGACGTGCCGTATCCGAGCGTCGACGTCGACCGGCTGCCGCAGGAGACGCCGGCGGCCGGGCTCGCCGACCTCATGCGGGGTCGCGGGCGAAGCAAGGCGGCCACCGTGTTCAAGCACTACACGAACAGGCGCTACGCCGTCATCACCGTGGACAGCCTCGGCACGAACCTGTCGACCGGCTGCCCCGACACGGGTGGCCGGGACGAGACCGCCGCGATGCGGGCCGTGGTCGACTGGCTGGATCTGAAGGGCCGCGCGTACGACAGCGCCGGGCGGCCGGTCACCGCGAGCTGGTCGGCGCGACGGGTGGCGATGACCGGCGTCTCGTACGACGGAACGCTCCCGATCATGGCGGCGATCACCGGGCGGTCGGCGCTCAAGGCGATCGTCCCGATGTCCGCGGTCACCAGCTGGTACGACTACTACCGCGCCAACGGGCTGGTCGTCGCGCCGGGCGGCTGGCAGGGCGAGGACCTGGACGTGATGTCGCGGTACATCCTGACCCGCGTGAACCCGGAGGTCTGCGAGGCGGCGATGGAGCGGCTCACCCGCATCCAGGACAGGGTCACCGGGGACTATTCCCGCGTCTGGGCCGAACGCGACTACACGGCGCAGGCCGGGAGGATCCGGGCCGGCGTCTTCCTCGCGCAGGGGCTCGAGGACTGGAACGTCAAGCCGCAGCAGGGCATCCAGTTGTGGCAGGCGCTGCGGGGCGACCGCAAACTCTGGCTGTACGAGGGTGGGCACGGCAGCCCCCGGTCGCAGGAGTTCAGCGACGCGGTGGACCGCTGGATCGACCACTATGTCCACGGCGTCGACAACGGCATCGACAGGGAACCGCCGGTGACGCTGGAGGACGCGCGGTCGGTCGTGGTCGAACGCACGACGGCGTGGCCGGTGCCGGGAACCCGTACGGTGAAACTGCCTCTCGCCACGGGGGCGGCGCGCGCCGACACCTTCACCGACAGCGGCCGCACCCTGACGGCCGAGCAGCTCGTCGCGGGCCATGCCGAGAACCGGCTCGACTACCGATGGCCGGTGCTGACCCGGGATGTGCGGCTCAGCGGCACCCCGTACGTGTCGTTGAAGGTCAGCGTCGACAACCGCACCGCCGCCAACCTCACCGCGCTGCTGGTCGACCACGGCCCGGCCGGAACCGGGTCGCAGATCGTCACCCGGGGCTGGATCGACCCGCAGAACAGGGTGTCGCGGTCACGTTCGCTGCCGGTCGTGCCGGGGAAGGCGTACGGGATCCGCTGGAACCTGCAGCCCGAGGACCATGTGTTCCGCGCCGGCCACCGGATCGGCGTGGTCATCGTGTCCACCGACTACGACTACACGCTGCGGCCGCTGCCCGGCACACGCCTTTCCGTCGACCCCACCGCCAGCCGGGTGGAGCTCCCGATCGTCGGCGGCCGCGAGGCGCTTCGGTAG